One Effusibacillus pohliae DSM 22757 DNA segment encodes these proteins:
- a CDS encoding DUF2797 domain-containing protein: MSYIGFLSDLEHEPAVPVQYYLPLDDQRIHLNERIGERIELRFLGEKACCACGRKVKKLFHTGYCYPCFTTLAECDLCIVKPHECHYHLGTCRDNEFAATNCMTPHYVYLALSSGVKVGLTRKSRGQARWIDQGAVQAIPIVEAPTRKLAGEMEYFISQHIPDKTDWRKMLAGKVEQADLLEIRQQVRALLPEEYRQYLLDGQELYEFIYPITETPDKIKSVSFDKQEVVEGRLIGVKGQYLLLDHAVLNVKKHTGYKVEVVFADPGAS, encoded by the coding sequence ATGTCCTACATAGGTTTTTTGTCGGATCTCGAACATGAACCGGCAGTGCCGGTGCAATATTACCTGCCGCTCGATGATCAGCGAATCCATTTGAACGAACGGATCGGCGAACGGATCGAGCTCCGTTTTCTCGGTGAAAAAGCGTGCTGCGCCTGCGGACGCAAAGTAAAAAAACTGTTTCATACCGGGTACTGCTACCCTTGTTTTACAACATTGGCGGAATGCGATCTTTGCATCGTCAAACCGCATGAGTGCCACTACCATCTGGGAACCTGCCGGGACAACGAATTCGCGGCAACAAACTGCATGACTCCGCATTATGTATACCTTGCATTAAGTTCCGGCGTCAAGGTGGGCCTGACGCGTAAGAGCAGGGGACAAGCCCGCTGGATCGATCAGGGGGCGGTGCAGGCGATTCCGATCGTGGAAGCGCCAACCCGCAAGTTGGCGGGCGAGATGGAGTACTTCATTTCGCAGCACATCCCGGACAAAACGGACTGGCGGAAAATGCTGGCCGGCAAGGTCGAACAGGCTGATCTGCTGGAAATCCGCCAGCAGGTCCGCGCCCTGTTGCCGGAAGAATACCGGCAGTACCTGCTTGACGGGCAGGAACTGTATGAGTTTATCTATCCGATCACAGAAACACCCGACAAAATCAAATCCGTTTCCTTCGACAAACAAGAGGTGGTCGAAGGACGCCTGATCGGCGTCAAGGGGCAATACCTGCTGCTTGATCACGCCGTTTTAAACG
- a CDS encoding DNA-3-methyladenine glycosylase family protein translates to MYEITLFPPAPYDFSHLFERLRHSSNWVLYRMENDSITRLFLVDGHPVLVKLTSTGTVEQPQVKLAACNATNEQQAKRAFAYCRHVFSLDRPLAPFYAAIEQNDPVLFRLVQQHRGIHMLLEPGVYEAMILSIIGQQVNMTFAANLKHELVKLCNQSFEWKGQTFYAFPSPERVASLSYEDLRKLKYSQRKAEYVIDFARLVADGRFPVDEISRMSNEQAIEEMVKLRGIGRWTAECVLLFGLGRPDILPALDIGLRNAMQLFYGLDRQPSEQEVRQMATRWRGWESYVTYYLWTALGIAKQRKQEA, encoded by the coding sequence ATGTACGAAATCACCCTGTTTCCGCCCGCGCCTTACGATTTTTCTCATCTGTTTGAACGGCTTCGCCATTCTTCCAACTGGGTGCTCTACCGCATGGAAAACGATTCGATCACCCGCCTGTTTCTCGTAGACGGGCATCCCGTGCTGGTGAAATTGACATCAACCGGAACTGTCGAACAGCCCCAAGTGAAACTCGCGGCGTGTAACGCCACCAACGAGCAGCAGGCAAAGCGGGCATTTGCGTATTGCAGGCACGTTTTTTCACTGGATCGGCCGCTCGCCCCTTTTTATGCTGCGATCGAGCAAAATGATCCTGTCCTGTTTCGGCTGGTGCAGCAGCACCGCGGCATTCACATGCTGCTGGAACCGGGCGTATACGAAGCGATGATTCTGTCGATCATCGGACAGCAGGTCAACATGACGTTTGCCGCCAATCTGAAACATGAGTTGGTAAAGCTTTGCAACCAATCGTTTGAGTGGAAAGGTCAGACCTTTTACGCATTCCCTTCGCCCGAACGGGTCGCTTCCCTGTCCTACGAAGACCTGCGCAAGCTGAAATACTCGCAACGGAAAGCCGAATATGTGATCGATTTCGCAAGGCTGGTGGCGGACGGCCGATTCCCGGTCGATGAGATCAGCCGTATGTCGAACGAGCAAGCGATCGAGGAAATGGTGAAACTGCGCGGCATCGGGCGCTGGACAGCCGAATGCGTATTGTTGTTCGGCCTGGGGCGGCCCGACATTCTGCCTGCGCTGGATATCGGGCTGCGCAACGCAATGCAACTGTTTTACGGGCTGGATCGCCAGCCGTCCGAACAGGAAGTCCGGCAAATGGCCACCCGTTGGCGCGGCTGGGAAAGCTACGTCACCTATTATCTGTGGACGGCGCTAGGGATCGCAAAACAGCGGAAACAAGAAGCGTAA